The Budorcas taxicolor isolate Tak-1 chromosome 18, Takin1.1, whole genome shotgun sequence genome window below encodes:
- the CCL22 gene encoding C-C motif chemokine 22, whose translation MASLQTPLLAALILLAMTLQATEAGPYGANVEDSVCCRDYIRYPLPLRLVKYYYWTSNSCRRPGVVLLTVKDREICADPKQHWVKKILQKLNQ comes from the exons ATGGCCAGCCTGCAGACCCCTCTCCTGGCTGCTCTCATCCTCCTGGCTATGACACTTCAAGCAACAGAGGCAG GCCCCTACGGTGCCAACGTGGAGGACAGCGTCTGTTGCCGGGACTACATCCGTTACCCTCTGCCCCTGCGTTTGGTGAAATATTACTACTGGACTTCAAATTCCTgccggaggcctggcgtggt CTTGCTGACTGTGAAGGACCGAGAGATCTGTGCTGACCCCAAACAGCACTGGGTGAAGAAGATTCTCCAGAAGCTGAACCAATGA